One Fusobacterium nucleatum genomic window carries:
- a CDS encoding DeoR/GlpR family DNA-binding transcription regulator, with the protein MLSMERHQYILRYLEENGNSTRKELAKLLNVTIMTIGRDFKKLEEKGLLIQTHGGATLPGFLMEEKKYERKKEEHTEIKRKIAKNIFQKIQSNMTIILDAGTTTYELATLLANSSLKNICVITNDLYIALELYQKEDIKVLLLGGEVSSETGSTATVFSLQQIEGYNADIAFLGVSSISEFFDLTVPTEIKAFLKRTMMKISKETILLVDSSKFQKKKLYKFANIKNFDYIVTDYNFSKEEIEKYHLKKKIITIK; encoded by the coding sequence ATGTTGTCAATGGAACGTCATCAATACATTCTTCGCTACTTAGAAGAAAATGGAAATTCCACTCGTAAAGAATTAGCTAAACTTTTAAATGTAACAATCATGACAATTGGTAGAGATTTTAAAAAACTTGAAGAAAAAGGTTTATTAATTCAAACACATGGTGGAGCTACTCTTCCTGGATTTTTAATGGAAGAGAAAAAATATGAAAGAAAAAAAGAAGAGCACACAGAGATTAAAAGAAAAATTGCTAAAAATATTTTTCAAAAAATCCAATCTAATATGACCATTATTTTAGATGCAGGGACAACTACTTATGAATTAGCAACCCTTTTAGCCAATTCATCTCTAAAAAATATCTGTGTAATAACTAATGATTTATATATTGCTTTAGAACTATATCAAAAAGAAGATATTAAAGTCCTTTTATTAGGAGGCGAAGTTTCTTCTGAAACTGGTTCTACTGCTACTGTATTTTCACTACAACAAATTGAAGGATACAATGCTGACATAGCTTTTTTAGGGGTTTCTTCAATTTCAGAATTCTTTGATTTGACTGTTCCAACAGAAATAAAAGCCTTTTTAAAAAGAACAATGATGAAAATTAGTAAAGAAACTATTCTATTAGTTGATAGCAGTAAATTTCAAAAGAAAAAATTATACAAATTTGCAAATATAAAAAACTTTGATTATATTGTTACAGATTATAATTTTTCTAAAGAAGAAATAGAAAAATATCATCTCAAAAAAAAGATAATAACTATCAAATAA
- a CDS encoding four-carbon acid sugar kinase family protein, whose amino-acid sequence MQKYIVIADDLTGSNATCSLFKKIGLRAASILKLQGDISYDVDVISYSTASRGLDKEEAYNKVSEVIKILKNKDVLVYNKRIDSTLRGNIGTEINAMLDNLENDRIAVVVPAYPDSGRIVVNKTMLVNGVLLENSDAGKDPKTPIKISCVESLVQKDIKYSSTYFTLSDIAQPIEEIVKKIQEAIKKSRVLIFDAVNNEDIIKISKAVIHSNINIVTVDPGPFTLYYSKELQKKNHLEKKILMVIGSVTATTKKQIEYILQEEDIFLVKMKVEDFFEKETCLKEIERVISFIKKGIASYDLFLVTTSPIGDEKKADLQKLAENLNTTVEEISKIIANTLTETVVKILKETEKFEGVYSSGGDITIALLEKLKAIGVEIREEVIPLAAYGRIIGGDFPNLKLVSKGGMVGDEKTIKLCLHKIKNDI is encoded by the coding sequence ATACAAAAATATATTGTAATAGCTGATGATTTAACTGGTTCTAATGCTACTTGCTCATTATTCAAAAAAATTGGACTAAGGGCAGCTAGTATTTTAAAATTACAAGGTGACATAAGTTATGATGTTGATGTTATCTCTTATTCTACTGCTAGTAGAGGTCTTGATAAAGAAGAAGCTTATAATAAAGTCTCAGAAGTAATTAAAATATTAAAAAATAAAGATGTCTTAGTTTATAACAAAAGAATTGATTCAACTTTAAGGGGAAATATAGGTACAGAAATCAATGCTATGTTAGATAATTTAGAAAATGATAGGATAGCTGTTGTTGTCCCAGCTTACCCTGATTCAGGAAGAATTGTAGTCAATAAAACTATGTTGGTGAATGGAGTTTTATTAGAAAATTCAGATGCTGGAAAAGACCCTAAAACTCCTATAAAAATATCTTGTGTTGAAAGTTTAGTACAGAAAGATATTAAATACTCATCAACATATTTTACTTTATCTGATATTGCACAACCAATTGAGGAAATAGTAAAAAAAATTCAAGAAGCTATAAAAAAATCAAGAGTTCTTATTTTTGATGCAGTAAATAATGAAGATATTATAAAAATATCAAAAGCGGTAATTCATAGTAATATCAATATTGTAACAGTTGATCCAGGTCCTTTCACTTTATATTATAGTAAAGAACTTCAAAAGAAGAATCACTTAGAGAAAAAAATATTAATGGTAATTGGTAGTGTGACAGCAACTACTAAAAAACAAATTGAATATATTTTACAAGAAGAAGATATTTTCCTAGTAAAAATGAAAGTTGAAGACTTTTTTGAAAAAGAAACTTGTTTAAAAGAAATTGAAAGAGTTATTTCATTTATAAAAAAAGGTATTGCAAGTTATGATTTATTTTTAGTTACAACAAGCCCAATTGGTGATGAGAAAAAAGCTGATTTACAAAAACTAGCTGAAAACTTAAATACAACTGTTGAGGAAATTTCTAAAATTATAGCTAATACTTTGACTGAAACTGTTGTAAAAATTTTAAAAGAAACAGAAAAATTTGAAGGTGTTTATAGTTCTGGTGGTGATATTACAATAGCTCTTTTAGAAAAATTAAAAGCAATTGGAGTAGAAATTCGTGAAGAAGTCATACCTTTGGCAGCTTATGGAAGAATTATAGGTGGAGATTTTCCTAATTTAAAATTAGTGAGCAAAGGAGGTATGGTAGGTGATGAAAAAACAATAAAATTATGTTTACATAAAATTAAAAATGATATTTAA